CCTCACCACCGGCTGGGTCCAGGTGGTGGGGTCGTCCGGAGACAGCCCGGTCTCCTTCCAGAGGAAGGCCCGGGCTTCGTCCGCCAGGTCTCTCGGGAAGGCGTCGTCCAGGCGGATGAAGCCGTCCTGGATGAACCGCTGGAGGTCGGCTTCGCTCAGCACGGGCATGGAGGGCTCTCCGGGCGAGGGGCGTCAGAGTTGGTGCATCTGGATGAGGTTGCCACAGGTGTCTTCGAACGTCGCCACCGTGACGGGCCCCATCTGGGTCGGCTTCTGACGAAAGACGACCCCGCGGGCTGACATCCGCTCGTACTCCGCCTGGATGTCCGAGGACGCGAACGACGTGGCGGGAATCCCGTCCGCGAAGATGGCCTTCTGGTAGGCCGTGGCCGCCGGATGTCCGTTGGGCTCCAGCAGCAGCTGGGTGCCGTTGGGGTCGTCGGGAGAGACGACCGTCAGCCAGCGCGCGCCGCCCGCCGGCATGTCCACCTTCAGCACGAAGCCGAGCATCTCCGTGTAGAACTTCAGCGCCTTGGCCTGGTCGTCGACGAAGACACTGCTCAACGTGATTCGCATCGCCCGCTCCCGCGTGGAGTCGCCGTCCGGTCCATCCGGACGACCCTCAACCGTTTCGTTGAGGATAGTGCGGGATGGGGGATAGTCAACCAACTGGTTGTGAGTGTGCTCAGGTCTCCGCGTCGCGGGCGCGGGCGCGGACCTGGGCCGCGAACAGCTCCGCGGCGGGGGGGCGAGGGGCGCCCTTGCGCCAGAGGAGGGCGGCCAGCTCCGTGCGCGGCGCGGGCGACAGGCGCTTGACCACCACGCGCTCGGCGTCGGCGAGGTGGGGCTCGGGGAGGAGGGTGACGGCCAGGCCCGCGCGGACGATGGCGAGCACCGTGCCGACCGCGTTCGACTCCAGGGCGACGCGGGGGCGCAGCCGTATCGCCGCGAAGTACGCGTCCACGCGGGTGCGCACGCGCAGGCCGGCGGAGAGCAGCGCGAAGGGTTCGTTGGTGAGCTGCCGGGCCCCCACGGACTCCGCGCCCGCCAGGGCGTGGCCGCGCGCGACCACCAGCGCGAGCCGGCTGTCGAAGACGGGCTCGGTGTCCAGGTCCGGCGAGCGGGCGGGGGCATAGCCGAGCCCCACGTCGAGCCGCCCGTCCGCCAGGCGCCGCTCCACCCGGCGCACCACGGCCTCCTCGGCGCTCAGCTCGAGGCCGGGGTGTCGCCGCAGCACCGCGGCCAGCGCGGGCACGACGACTCCGCGCATGCTGGGGGGGTAGCCCACGCGCAGCGCGCCCGTGGCCAGGCCCCGCAGCGCGCCCACGGCCATGCGCCCCGCGTCCACGTCCTCGAGCGCGCGCGAGGCGTAGGTGCGGAACAGCTCCCCAGCCTGTGTCAGGCGCACCCCGGCGCGTGCCCGCTCGAACAGGGGTGTGCCGAGCTCCTCCTCCAGCTGCCGTATCTGCTGCGACAGCGTGGGCTGGGAGACGTGGACGCGCCGCGCCGCGCGGCCGAAGTGCAGCGCTTCCGCCACGGCGGTGAAGTAGCGCAAGTGTCTGAGCTCCATGGCGCCATCATAGATGGCGCCTATCGATGCCATGGAAACAAACGAATGTACGAATCGCCCCCCGTCCGTAGGAATTGCCCACGGAAGCGGAGGAGGACGGCGATGAAGGCATCGGACCTGTTCGTGAAGGCGCTGGAGGCGGAGGGCGTGCGATACGTCTACGGCCTGCCGGGAGAGGAGAACCTGGACCTGCTGGAGTCCATGCGGGCCGCGGGCATGCGGCTGGTGGTCACCCGCCACGAGCAGGCCGCGGGCTTCATGGCGGCGACGCAGGGGCGGCTGACGGGGCGCGCGGGCGTCGTGCTCGCGACGCTGGGGCCCGGGGCCACCAACCTCGTCACGCCCGCGGCGTACGCCCAGCTGGGCGGGATGCCCATGGTGATGGTGACCGGACAGAAGCCCATCCGGGCGAGCAAGCAGGGCCATTTCCAGATCGTCGACGTGGTGGGGATGATGCGCCCGCTCACCAAGCTGACGCGCACGCTGGTGTCCGCGGAGCACGTGCCGTCCGCGGTGCGCGAGGCGTTCCGCCGCGCGGAGGAGGAGCGTCCCGGGGCCACGCACCTGGAGCTGCCGGAGGACGTCGCCAGGGAGACGTCGGAGGCGGCGCTGCTGCCCGCCAGCGCGTGGCGCAGGCCCGTGGCGGACGAGGGCTCCATCGCGCTCGCGGTGGAGACCATCGCCTCCGCGCGCCGCCCCCTGTTGATGATTGGCGCGGGGGCCAACCGCAAGCTCACGTCGGAGATGCTGCGCGTCTTCGTGGACCGGGTGGGCATCCCCTTCTTCAGCACGCAGATGGGCAAGGGCGTGGTGGACGAGTCGCATCCCTTGTGGATGGGCACCGCCGCGCTGTCGGACGGGGACTTCGTCCACCGCGCCATCGAGGCGTCCGACTGCATCATCAACGTGGGGCACGACGTCATCGAGAAGCCGCCGTTCGTCATGCGCGACAGCCAGCGGGCGGTGGTGCACCTGAACTTCTCGTCGGCGGAGGTGGACCCCGTCTACTTCCCCAAGGTGGAGGTGACGGGGGACATCGCCAACGCGGTGTGGCGCATCGCGGAGGGGTTGGGCTCGCGCTCGCACTGGGACTTCGCGCCCTTCGAGAAGGCGCGCGCCGGGCTCGAGGCGCAGCTGGCGAAGGGGGCTGGGGATGACCGCTTCCCCATCTACCCGGCGCGGCTGGTGGCGGAGGTGCGGCGCGCGCTGCCCGACGACGGCATCGTGTGCCTGGACAACGGCATGTACAAGCTGTGGTTCGCCCGCTACTACCGCACGCGGCGCCCCAACACGCTGCTGCTCGACAACGCGCTGGCGACGATGGGGGCGGGCCTGCCCTCCGCCATCGCCGCGAAGCTGGTGTACCCGCGGCGCAAGGTGGTGGCCGTCTGCGGAGACGGCGGCTTCATGATGAACTCCCAGGAGCTGGAGACGGCGGTGCGCCTGGGCATCGACCTGACCGTCGTGGTGGTGCGCGACGACGGCTACGGGATGATTCGCTGGAAGCAGGCGGAGATGGGGCTGCCGGACCACGGCATGGCCCTGGGCAACCCGGACTTCGTCCGCTACGCGGAGGCGTACGGCGCGCGCGGCCACCGGCCGACGAGCGCCTCGGAGTTCGGCGCCATCCTGGCGCGCAGCCTGGAGGCCGGTGGCGTGCACGTCATCGACCTGCCCAT
This sequence is a window from Myxococcus stipitatus. Protein-coding genes within it:
- a CDS encoding LysR substrate-binding domain-containing protein, coding for MELRHLRYFTAVAEALHFGRAARRVHVSQPTLSQQIRQLEEELGTPLFERARAGVRLTQAGELFRTYASRALEDVDAGRMAVGALRGLATGALRVGYPPSMRGVVVPALAAVLRRHPGLELSAEEAVVRRVERRLADGRLDVGLGYAPARSPDLDTEPVFDSRLALVVARGHALAGAESVGARQLTNEPFALLSAGLRVRTRVDAYFAAIRLRPRVALESNAVGTVLAIVRAGLAVTLLPEPHLADAERVVVKRLSPAPRTELAALLWRKGAPRPPAAELFAAQVRARARDAET
- a CDS encoding acetolactate synthase large subunit, whose translation is MKASDLFVKALEAEGVRYVYGLPGEENLDLLESMRAAGMRLVVTRHEQAAGFMAATQGRLTGRAGVVLATLGPGATNLVTPAAYAQLGGMPMVMVTGQKPIRASKQGHFQIVDVVGMMRPLTKLTRTLVSAEHVPSAVREAFRRAEEERPGATHLELPEDVARETSEAALLPASAWRRPVADEGSIALAVETIASARRPLLMIGAGANRKLTSEMLRVFVDRVGIPFFSTQMGKGVVDESHPLWMGTAALSDGDFVHRAIEASDCIINVGHDVIEKPPFVMRDSQRAVVHLNFSSAEVDPVYFPKVEVTGDIANAVWRIAEGLGSRSHWDFAPFEKARAGLEAQLAKGAGDDRFPIYPARLVAEVRRALPDDGIVCLDNGMYKLWFARYYRTRRPNTLLLDNALATMGAGLPSAIAAKLVYPRRKVVAVCGDGGFMMNSQELETAVRLGIDLTVVVVRDDGYGMIRWKQAEMGLPDHGMALGNPDFVRYAEAYGARGHRPTSASEFGAILARSLEAGGVHVIDLPIDYSDNTRALGAGEREGARSHAG
- a CDS encoding VOC family protein; translation: MRITLSSVFVDDQAKALKFYTEMLGFVLKVDMPAGGARWLTVVSPDDPNGTQLLLEPNGHPAATAYQKAIFADGIPATSFASSDIQAEYERMSARGVVFRQKPTQMGPVTVATFEDTCGNLIQMHQL